Proteins encoded within one genomic window of Pseudomonas cannabina:
- a CDS encoding SIMPL domain-containing protein (The SIMPL domain is named for its presence in mouse protein SIMPL (signalling molecule that associates with mouse pelle-like kinase). Bacterial member BP26, from Brucella, was shown to assemble into a channel-like structure, while YggE from E. coli has been associated with resistance to oxidative stress.), with protein sequence MFNLRPAAAFVALAAALSSLPALAEEARYNQISLRAEVNQEVQRDLMLVTLYTEAQDSDPAKLAAQITETLNKALGQARQVKDVKIRQGSRNSYPVYDDKGQKITGWRERAELRLESADFAALSKLTGEMLTDLKMGGMDFSISPSTRKTSEDALLKDAVTAFKARAQLVTEALGGTGYKLVNLNLNTSGYPQPYLRAPAMMMAKSLRDEAAPTPDVEAGTSQVSVAADGVIEVAMP encoded by the coding sequence ATGTTCAATCTCCGCCCCGCTGCCGCGTTCGTCGCGCTGGCCGCTGCTCTGTCCAGCCTGCCGGCTCTGGCTGAAGAAGCCCGTTATAATCAGATTTCCCTGCGTGCCGAGGTCAATCAGGAAGTCCAGCGTGACCTGATGCTCGTGACGCTGTACACCGAAGCGCAGGACAGCGACCCGGCAAAACTGGCGGCGCAGATCACTGAAACCCTGAACAAAGCGCTGGGCCAGGCGCGCCAGGTCAAGGACGTGAAAATCCGTCAGGGCAGCCGCAACAGTTACCCGGTCTACGACGACAAGGGCCAGAAAATCACCGGCTGGCGCGAGCGTGCCGAACTGCGTCTGGAAAGCGCCGACTTCGCGGCCCTGTCAAAGCTTACCGGGGAGATGCTGACGGACCTGAAAATGGGCGGCATGGACTTCTCTATTTCGCCATCGACCCGCAAAACCAGCGAAGACGCCCTGCTCAAGGATGCCGTGACGGCGTTCAAGGCTCGCGCGCAACTGGTCACCGAAGCGCTGGGCGGCACGGGCTACAAGCTGGTCAACCTGAACCTCAATACCTCCGGCTACCCGCAGCCTTACCTGCGCGCGCCGGCCATGATGATGGCGAAATCCTTGCGTGACGAAGCGGCACCAACCCCGGATGTCGAAGCCGGCACCAGCCAGGTCAGCGTCGCGGCCGATGGCGTGATTGAAGTCGCGATGCCTTGA
- a CDS encoding OprD family porin, with protein MKTTSTALLALSLSSFGAMVQAAPASQTFVPTELSSKNAQADANGFFEDQLLTGTTRNWYANELRRRDSTFSYNDDGVRKQTPRRINWQQGTIINYSSGFTQGVVGFSTELALYNAIALDRDTDDFAGNSNRTLADRDGDAVGQWSKMGLGNVKARVSNTVLTMGRQSVNTPVIAFIGNRALPSSFQGVAVQSDEFNNLSLQAGSFDRVSPRMEQSQDKFRSEYGDRSQTADRLDMFGGDYKPTDSLTASFYASNLEDFWHQYYFAFTHELGDSKVFALSTNLNYYKTKDAGQSKLGAIDNDTYSLSFTGTHNAHSVSLAYQEVNGNEYFDYAHDTNAIFLANSLLSDFNGPNEKSLQIAYVLNMAEYGVPGLKFNIYQARGWDIDGTHYKGTGYTDVLAMDGETHYEYGIGSSYSVQSGPLKATAIRATYTTHRASENQADGNINEFRLVTTVPFNIL; from the coding sequence GTGAAAACAACAAGCACTGCATTATTGGCCTTATCTCTCTCGTCATTTGGCGCGATGGTTCAGGCAGCGCCAGCCAGCCAGACCTTCGTGCCGACCGAGCTGAGCTCCAAGAACGCACAGGCCGACGCCAATGGCTTTTTTGAAGATCAACTTCTGACCGGCACAACCCGCAACTGGTACGCCAACGAACTGCGACGTCGCGACAGCACGTTCAGCTATAACGACGACGGCGTCAGAAAGCAGACCCCGCGCCGCATCAACTGGCAGCAGGGCACCATCATCAACTACAGCTCGGGCTTCACCCAGGGTGTAGTCGGCTTCTCCACCGAACTGGCGCTGTACAACGCCATTGCGCTGGACCGCGACACTGATGACTTTGCGGGTAATTCCAACCGTACTCTGGCCGACCGTGACGGCGATGCCGTCGGTCAGTGGAGCAAAATGGGTCTGGGCAACGTCAAGGCACGTGTTTCCAACACCGTGCTGACCATGGGTCGCCAGTCGGTGAACACCCCGGTCATCGCCTTCATCGGCAACCGCGCACTGCCTTCCAGCTTCCAGGGTGTGGCCGTCCAGAGCGACGAGTTCAACAACCTGTCCCTCCAGGCCGGCAGCTTCGACCGCGTATCGCCACGTATGGAACAGAGCCAGGACAAGTTCCGCTCCGAGTACGGTGATCGCAGCCAGACCGCCGACCGCCTGGACATGTTCGGTGGTGACTACAAGCCGACTGACAGCCTGACCGCCAGTTTCTATGCGTCGAACCTGGAAGACTTCTGGCACCAGTACTACTTCGCGTTCACCCACGAACTGGGCGACAGCAAAGTATTCGCGCTGAGCACTAACCTGAACTACTACAAAACGAAAGATGCCGGTCAAAGCAAACTGGGCGCAATCGACAACGATACCTACAGCCTGTCCTTCACCGGTACGCACAACGCGCACAGCGTCAGCCTTGCCTACCAGGAAGTGAACGGTAACGAGTATTTCGACTACGCCCACGACACCAACGCCATCTTCCTGGCCAACTCCCTGCTCTCGGACTTCAACGGCCCGAACGAGAAATCCCTGCAGATTGCTTACGTGCTTAACATGGCCGAATACGGCGTGCCAGGCCTGAAGTTCAACATCTACCAGGCCCGCGGCTGGGACATCGACGGTACTCACTACAAAGGCACCGGCTACACCGACGTGCTGGCGATGGACGGCGAAACCCACTACGAGTACGGCATTGGTTCGTCTTACTCGGTACAGTCCGGTCCGCTCAAAGCCACCGCTATTCGCGCCACTTACACCACGCACCGCGCCAGCGAGAATCAGGCTGATGGCAACATCAACGAATTCCGTCTGGTAACGACGGTCCCGTTCAACATTCTTTGA
- a CDS encoding ABC transporter substrate-binding protein gives MGHTLFKPLLLTGTLLACAPMAQAASTLVYCSEASPAGFDPSQYTSGTDFDASAETVFNRLTQFKRGGTEVEPGLATRWDVSPDGLTYTFHLRDGVKFHTTDYFTPTRTFNADDVLFTFNRLLDANHPFRKAYPSESPYFTDMGLNTTIKSVEKVDPQTVRFTLNNIDAAFVQNLAMSFASIQSAEYADQLLKEGKAEELNQKPIGTGPSVFKRYQKDSQIRYVGNTDYWKPEDVKIDNLIFSISSDAAVRMQKLKAGECQVSGYPRPQDIEEMKKDPKLKVLSQPGFNLGFLAYNVTHAPLDQLKVRQALDMAIDKPAIIKAVYQSAGQLAENALPPGQWSYDPTIKDAPHDVTKARQLLKEAGVAPGTKIDLWAMTVQRASNPNARMSAQMIQSDWEKIGIKANIVSYEWGEYIKRAKAGEHDAMIYGWTGDNGDPDNWLGVLYSCAAVKGSNYAKWCDPAYDKLVQQAKITTNRDERIKLYQQAQHILKQQVPITPIANSRVFQPMRQEVQDFKISPFGLTPFYGVSLGTAK, from the coding sequence ATGGGACACACACTTTTCAAACCGCTGCTCTTGACTGGCACACTGCTGGCCTGCGCACCAATGGCCCAGGCGGCGAGCACTCTGGTGTATTGCTCCGAAGCCAGCCCGGCCGGTTTCGACCCGAGTCAGTACACCAGCGGCACTGACTTCGATGCCTCGGCCGAGACTGTCTTCAACCGCCTGACCCAGTTCAAGCGCGGCGGAACCGAAGTAGAGCCCGGGCTGGCTACCCGCTGGGATGTGTCACCTGACGGATTGACGTACACGTTTCACCTGCGCGATGGCGTGAAATTCCATACCACGGATTATTTCACGCCGACCCGCACCTTCAACGCCGACGATGTGCTGTTCACTTTCAATCGCCTGCTCGATGCCAATCACCCGTTCCGCAAGGCCTACCCGTCGGAGTCGCCGTACTTCACCGACATGGGCCTGAACACGACGATCAAGAGCGTCGAGAAAGTCGATCCGCAGACCGTGCGCTTTACGCTGAACAACATTGATGCGGCGTTCGTACAAAACCTGGCCATGAGCTTTGCGTCCATTCAATCCGCCGAATACGCAGACCAACTGCTCAAGGAAGGCAAAGCGGAAGAGCTGAACCAGAAGCCGATCGGCACCGGGCCTTCCGTGTTCAAGCGTTACCAGAAGGACTCGCAGATCCGCTACGTCGGCAACACCGACTACTGGAAGCCCGAGGATGTGAAGATCGACAACCTGATCTTCTCGATCAGCAGCGATGCCGCCGTGCGCATGCAGAAGCTCAAGGCCGGTGAGTGCCAGGTCAGCGGTTATCCACGTCCGCAGGACATCGAAGAGATGAAAAAGGATCCTAAGCTCAAGGTCCTGAGTCAGCCAGGCTTCAACCTGGGTTTTCTGGCCTACAACGTGACCCACGCGCCGCTTGATCAACTCAAGGTTCGTCAGGCGCTGGACATGGCCATCGACAAGCCGGCCATCATCAAGGCGGTCTACCAGAGTGCAGGCCAGTTGGCCGAAAACGCCCTGCCGCCTGGCCAGTGGAGCTACGACCCGACGATCAAGGATGCGCCACACGATGTGACCAAGGCCAGACAACTGCTCAAGGAAGCTGGTGTGGCACCGGGGACGAAGATCGATCTGTGGGCCATGACCGTTCAGCGCGCCTCCAATCCCAATGCGCGCATGTCTGCGCAGATGATTCAGTCCGACTGGGAGAAGATCGGGATCAAGGCCAACATCGTCAGCTATGAATGGGGCGAGTACATCAAGCGCGCCAAGGCCGGCGAGCATGACGCAATGATCTACGGCTGGACCGGTGACAATGGTGACCCCGACAACTGGCTCGGTGTGCTCTATAGCTGCGCAGCCGTCAAGGGCAGCAACTACGCCAAATGGTGCGACCCCGCCTACGACAAGCTGGTGCAGCAGGCCAAGATCACGACCAACCGCGATGAACGCATCAAGCTCTATCAGCAAGCCCAGCACATTCTCAAGCAACAAGTGCCGATCACCCCGATTGCCAATTCACGGGTGTTTCAGCCTATGCGTCAGGAAGTGCAGGACTTCAAGATCAGTCCTTTCGGTCTGACGCCCTTCTACGGTGTCAGCCTGGGAACAGCAAAGTAA
- a CDS encoding response regulator transcription factor, producing the protein MSDENQVEGEELPHLLLVDDDATFTRVMARAMSRRGFRVSTAGSAEEGLLLAQQDIPEYAALDLKMDGDSGLVLLPKLLEMDPDMRVVILTGYSSIATAVEAIKRGACNYLCKPADADDVLAALLSERANLDTLVPENPMSVDRLQWEHIQRVLAEHEGNISATARALGMHRRTLQRKLQKRPVRR; encoded by the coding sequence ATGAGTGATGAAAATCAGGTCGAAGGCGAAGAGCTGCCGCATCTGTTGCTGGTCGATGACGATGCAACGTTTACCCGCGTGATGGCGCGCGCCATGAGTCGGCGCGGATTTCGCGTCAGCACGGCCGGGTCGGCCGAGGAGGGGCTGTTGCTGGCGCAGCAGGACATTCCTGAATACGCCGCGCTGGACCTGAAAATGGACGGCGATTCCGGCCTGGTTCTGCTGCCCAAACTGCTGGAAATGGACCCGGACATGCGCGTGGTGATTCTCACCGGTTATTCGAGCATTGCCACGGCGGTCGAAGCCATCAAACGCGGCGCCTGCAATTACCTGTGCAAGCCCGCCGACGCCGACGACGTACTGGCTGCGCTGCTGTCCGAGCGCGCCAACCTCGACACGCTGGTGCCCGAGAATCCGATGTCGGTCGACCGCCTGCAATGGGAGCACATCCAGCGTGTGCTGGCCGAGCACGAAGGCAACATTTCAGCGACGGCGCGGGCGCTTGGCATGCACCGCCGAACCCTGCAGCGCAAATTGCAGAAGCGCCCCGTTCGGCGCTGA
- a CDS encoding ABC transporter substrate-binding protein: MLKHAVIPFLVGASLLASAPFAHAASNLVFCSEGSPAGFDPGQYTTGTDFDAAAETIFNRLSQFERGGTAVVPGLATSWDISPDGLNYTFHLREGVKFHTTPYFKPTREFNADDVLFTFNRMIDKDMPYRKAYPTEFPYFTDMAMDTNIKKIEKIDDHTVRFVLGTVDAAFIQNMAMSFASIQSAEYAAKLLKEGKPELINQQPIGTGPFVFKSYQKDSNIRYTGNKDYWKLEDVKIDNLIFAITTDASVGMQKLKKNECQVTAYPRPADLEPLKADKNLKMPDQAGFNLGYIAYNTMDKIKGSDEPNPLAIKEVRQALDMSVNKQGIIDAVYQGAGQLAVNAMPPTQWSYDTTIKDAPFDVEKAKALLKKAGVKEGTEITLWAMPVQRPYNPNAKLMAEMLQSDWKKIGLNVKIVSYEWGEYIKRAKNGENGAMLIGWSGDNGDPDNWLGTLFGCDALNGNNFAKWCDKPFDTLIHQAKETSDQAKRTELYKQAQHLLKDAVPMTPIAHSTVYQPMRTSVQDFKISPFGLNSFYGVSVTGK, from the coding sequence ATGCTCAAACACGCGGTCATTCCGTTTCTGGTCGGCGCCAGCTTGCTCGCCAGCGCACCTTTCGCCCACGCAGCATCGAACCTGGTGTTCTGCTCCGAGGGCAGCCCTGCCGGCTTCGATCCGGGTCAATACACCACAGGTACTGACTTCGATGCCGCGGCAGAGACCATTTTCAATCGTTTGAGCCAGTTCGAACGCGGCGGCACCGCCGTAGTGCCAGGCTTGGCAACCAGCTGGGATATCTCGCCAGACGGCCTGAACTACACGTTCCATCTGCGTGAGGGTGTGAAATTCCACACCACGCCTTATTTCAAGCCGACCCGCGAATTCAACGCCGACGACGTGCTGTTCACGTTCAATCGCATGATTGACAAGGACATGCCGTACCGCAAAGCGTATCCGACCGAATTCCCGTACTTCACCGATATGGCGATGGACACCAATATCAAGAAGATCGAGAAAATCGACGATCACACCGTCAGGTTCGTTCTTGGCACCGTCGACGCCGCGTTCATCCAGAACATGGCTATGAGCTTCGCTTCGATCCAGTCCGCAGAATACGCCGCCAAGCTGCTCAAGGAAGGCAAGCCGGAACTGATCAACCAGCAGCCGATCGGTACGGGTCCGTTCGTATTCAAGAGCTACCAGAAAGATTCCAACATCCGCTACACCGGCAATAAGGATTACTGGAAACTTGAAGACGTCAAGATCGACAACCTGATCTTCGCCATCACCACCGACGCATCGGTGGGCATGCAGAAGCTCAAGAAGAACGAATGCCAGGTCACCGCTTACCCGCGCCCTGCCGATCTCGAACCCCTCAAGGCTGACAAGAATCTGAAGATGCCTGATCAGGCAGGCTTCAACCTGGGTTACATCGCCTACAACACCATGGACAAGATCAAGGGCAGCGACGAGCCTAACCCGCTGGCCATCAAGGAAGTTCGTCAGGCGCTGGACATGTCGGTCAACAAGCAAGGCATCATCGATGCCGTGTATCAGGGCGCAGGCCAGCTGGCCGTCAACGCCATGCCGCCCACCCAATGGTCCTACGACACAACCATCAAGGATGCGCCGTTCGACGTCGAGAAAGCCAAGGCCTTGCTGAAAAAGGCAGGCGTCAAGGAAGGCACTGAAATCACCCTGTGGGCGATGCCGGTACAGCGTCCTTACAACCCCAACGCCAAGTTGATGGCCGAAATGCTCCAGTCCGACTGGAAGAAAATCGGTCTCAACGTCAAGATCGTTAGCTATGAATGGGGCGAATACATCAAGCGCGCCAAAAATGGTGAAAACGGCGCGATGCTGATTGGCTGGAGCGGCGACAATGGTGACCCGGACAACTGGCTCGGCACCCTGTTTGGCTGCGACGCGCTGAACGGCAACAACTTTGCCAAGTGGTGCGACAAGCCTTTCGACACGTTGATCCATCAGGCCAAGGAAACATCTGATCAGGCCAAGCGCACCGAACTGTACAAACAGGCGCAACACCTGCTGAAAGACGCAGTGCCGATGACCCCTATCGCGCACTCGACTGTCTATCAACCCATGCGTACCAGCGTTCAGGATTTCAAGATCAGCCCGTTTGGCTTGAACTCCTTTTACGGTGTGAGCGTGACCGGGAAGTAA
- a CDS encoding ATP-binding protein: MLAPVQMLSATRQNLWRLTFIRILVLAAQAGSVGIAWLFDFLPLPWLQLSITLGCSLVLCGLTVIRLRTSLPLTEFEYALQLALDLLIHSALLYYSGGSANPFVSYYLVPLTIAAATLPWRYSLILSGFALTMYTMLMVRSYPLETDAIARENMQVYGMWLSFALAAGVITFFAAKMAEELRRQEQLRAERREEGLRDQQLLAVATQAAGAAHELGTPLATMSVLLKEMRQDHNDPALQDDLAVLQEQVKQCKQTLQQLVRAAEANRRMAVEQQTATRWLDESLNRWHLMRPEVSYRFYQLGKGEVPMLAPPPDLTQALLNLLNNAADACPDGLEVNLDWDSAEVCISIRDHGAGVPLAIAEQIGKPFFTTKGKGFGLGLFLSKASVTRAGGSVKLYSHEEGGTLTELRLPRDARGEEA; encoded by the coding sequence ATGCTCGCCCCCGTTCAAATGCTTTCAGCCACACGGCAAAACCTGTGGCGCCTGACATTCATCCGCATTCTGGTGCTGGCCGCGCAGGCAGGTTCGGTCGGGATTGCGTGGCTGTTCGATTTTCTGCCGTTGCCGTGGCTGCAACTGTCGATCACCCTGGGCTGTTCGCTGGTGCTGTGCGGGCTGACCGTCATCCGCCTGCGCACCTCCCTGCCGCTGACCGAGTTCGAGTACGCGCTGCAACTGGCCCTCGACCTGTTGATTCACAGCGCCTTGCTGTACTACTCGGGCGGCTCGGCCAACCCGTTCGTTTCCTATTATCTGGTGCCTCTGACCATCGCCGCCGCCACGCTGCCCTGGCGGTACTCGCTGATCCTGTCCGGCTTCGCGCTGACGATGTACACCATGCTGATGGTTCGTTCCTACCCACTGGAAACCGACGCCATCGCGCGGGAAAACATGCAGGTCTACGGCATGTGGCTGAGCTTTGCGCTGGCGGCGGGGGTTATCACTTTTTTTGCGGCGAAGATGGCCGAAGAGCTGCGTCGTCAGGAACAGTTACGGGCCGAGCGGCGCGAAGAGGGTTTGCGTGATCAGCAGTTGCTCGCCGTCGCGACCCAGGCCGCAGGCGCTGCCCACGAACTGGGCACTCCGTTGGCGACCATGAGCGTGCTGCTCAAGGAAATGCGTCAGGACCATAACGACCCCGCGTTGCAGGACGACCTGGCGGTGTTGCAGGAGCAGGTCAAGCAGTGCAAACAGACCCTCCAGCAACTGGTGCGCGCCGCCGAAGCCAATCGGCGCATGGCCGTGGAACAGCAGACTGCCACGCGATGGCTGGACGAATCGCTTAATCGCTGGCATTTGATGCGCCCGGAGGTGAGTTACCGCTTCTATCAGTTGGGCAAGGGCGAGGTGCCCATGCTGGCCCCGCCGCCGGACTTGACCCAGGCGCTGCTCAATCTGCTCAACAACGCCGCCGATGCCTGCCCCGACGGTCTGGAAGTCAATCTGGACTGGGACAGCGCAGAAGTCTGCATCAGCATTCGCGACCACGGCGCGGGTGTGCCGCTGGCGATTGCCGAGCAGATCGGCAAACCGTTCTTTACTACCAAGGGCAAAGGTTTCGGCCTGGGTCTGTTCCTGAGCAAAGCCAGTGTCACCCGTGCGGGTGGCTCGGTAAAACTCTACAGTCATGAAGAAGGCGGTACGCTCACCGAGCTGCGCCTGCCCCGTGACGCGCGAGGAGAAGAAGCATGA
- a CDS encoding HET-C-related protein: MNHPESTSERFAVADNPDTDINSEPLPAPLAFEAGKGDEHKHTHGAIEAVLESAGFRPDEIRAIYFGNWLRDYSQLLDPKIVRATTMPKSFPDLLSREALTRIVDVLAVKEFTDLMQTDRSRFVVTAERLGVYRPAEHIDNPKAINPKPASPKERDADFDDWVLPEDPVLQVDHETSMKRNIQRSVDIMTAGLESAVKAGPHSTDGLRDMGAALHILEDFFAHSNFAELSLIKLGHTRVLPWTSKANCKHQWPLVTGTFGGSDIIASLAEPLGNILFSPDNKPFEAFKAGERYERDQILLIILGEHPDQRLLAGYEAFLEARDQWASLPFSEQVEKFYAFIGTPGRLLGNAFGIAMQSLAVWLGNSVDDLQTLLDEDPNTSGSTDPSHSQLAKDHAQHPLHVLAAILARKAVLQVGQALLGQWQGTEGIEHPARVAARFFSHPMDCDWQDAVVREWAEANPAQIERAALKSELDRYQSDLQSNAKQDLQSFSQDSSNFLNIFFESTSLADLWKRMTGK; the protein is encoded by the coding sequence ATGAACCACCCGGAGAGCACTTCCGAACGCTTTGCTGTTGCCGACAATCCGGATACGGACATAAACAGCGAACCACTTCCCGCGCCATTGGCGTTTGAAGCCGGGAAAGGCGACGAACACAAGCATACTCATGGCGCTATCGAGGCAGTTCTCGAGTCTGCAGGTTTCAGACCCGACGAGATACGCGCGATCTATTTCGGCAACTGGCTGCGCGACTATTCGCAACTGCTCGACCCGAAGATCGTCCGGGCGACGACCATGCCGAAAAGCTTTCCTGACCTGCTGTCCCGCGAGGCCTTGACCCGCATCGTAGACGTGCTGGCGGTGAAGGAATTCACCGATCTGATGCAGACCGACCGCTCGCGCTTTGTCGTGACAGCGGAGCGACTCGGCGTCTATCGGCCTGCTGAACACATCGATAACCCCAAGGCCATCAACCCCAAACCGGCCAGCCCCAAAGAGCGCGACGCCGATTTCGATGACTGGGTACTGCCCGAAGACCCGGTTTTACAGGTCGATCATGAGACCTCGATGAAACGCAACATTCAGCGTTCGGTGGACATCATGACCGCAGGTCTGGAGTCAGCCGTAAAGGCTGGCCCACACTCCACTGACGGTCTCCGGGACATGGGAGCGGCGCTGCATATTCTCGAGGACTTCTTCGCCCACTCCAACTTCGCAGAACTGAGCCTGATCAAGCTCGGCCACACCCGTGTGCTGCCCTGGACCTCCAAGGCCAACTGCAAGCACCAATGGCCACTGGTGACCGGCACGTTCGGCGGCAGCGATATCATCGCCAGCCTCGCAGAGCCGCTGGGCAACATTCTGTTCTCGCCAGACAACAAGCCGTTCGAGGCGTTCAAGGCAGGCGAACGTTATGAGCGCGACCAGATTCTCCTGATCATCCTCGGCGAGCACCCGGATCAGCGTCTGCTTGCGGGCTACGAGGCGTTCCTCGAAGCACGCGACCAATGGGCCAGCCTGCCGTTCTCCGAACAGGTCGAAAAGTTCTACGCATTCATCGGTACGCCGGGGCGATTGCTTGGCAATGCGTTTGGTATCGCCATGCAAAGTCTGGCCGTCTGGCTGGGCAACAGCGTCGACGATCTGCAAACCCTGCTCGACGAAGACCCCAATACCAGCGGCTCGACCGACCCGTCACATTCGCAGCTGGCCAAGGATCACGCGCAACATCCCTTGCATGTGCTCGCTGCAATCCTTGCCAGAAAAGCAGTGCTTCAAGTGGGTCAGGCTCTTCTGGGCCAATGGCAAGGTACAGAAGGTATCGAGCATCCGGCCCGCGTTGCCGCACGGTTTTTCAGTCACCCAATGGACTGTGACTGGCAGGACGCCGTCGTCCGTGAATGGGCCGAGGCAAATCCGGCGCAAATCGAACGGGCCGCACTCAAGAGCGAGCTGGATCGATACCAGTCCGACTTGCAGAGCAACGCAAAGCAAGACTTGCAGAGTTTCAGTCAGGACAGCAGCAACTTTCTGAACATTTTTTTCGAAAGCACCTCGTTAGCGGACTTGTGGAAGAGAATGACCGGTAAGTAA
- a CDS encoding ABC transporter substrate-binding protein: protein MRKTLAMTSCMGLFALAPLAQANNLVFCSEASPAGFDSAQYTSATDNDASEPIYNRLTEFKQGDTSVVPGLATSWDVSSDGLVYTFHLREGVKFHSNKDFKPSRDFNADDVLFTFNRMLKPDHPFRVAYPTEFPYFTGMGLNKKIKSVEKTDPLTVAFTLNTVDAAFIQNIAMNFAGILSAEYAEQLMAKGDVRNINQQPIGTGPFVFQRYQKDSQIRYKGNKEYWDPSRVKIDQLIFAINTDASVRMQKLKANECQVSLNPRPADLAKLKEDKSLQVIEKPGFNLGYISYNVRHEPLGNLQVRQALDMAVNKKAIIGAVYQGAGQLAVNAMPPTQWSYDDSIKDAPYNPEKARELLRAAGVKEGTELNLWAMPVQRPYNPNARLMAEMLQSDWAKVGIKVNIVSYEWGEYLKRTKNGEHDISLIGWTGDNGDPDNWLGTLYSCAAIGGNNYSMWCDEKYDQLIKAAVATTDREQRTDLYKQAQRYLKEQVPITPIAHSTVNQPLRTEVKDFHVSPFGRNNFSGVSIVD, encoded by the coding sequence ATGCGTAAAACTCTTGCGATGACGTCGTGCATGGGGCTGTTTGCCTTGGCTCCGCTGGCCCAGGCGAATAACCTGGTGTTCTGCTCGGAAGCGAGCCCGGCGGGCTTTGACAGCGCGCAATACACCTCGGCCACCGACAACGATGCATCAGAACCGATCTACAACCGCCTGACCGAGTTCAAGCAGGGGGACACCTCGGTGGTTCCGGGTCTGGCGACTTCGTGGGATGTTTCGTCGGACGGTCTGGTCTACACCTTTCATTTGCGCGAAGGCGTCAAGTTCCATAGCAACAAGGACTTCAAACCCAGTCGCGACTTCAACGCCGACGACGTGCTGTTCACGTTCAACCGCATGCTCAAACCTGATCACCCTTTTCGCGTCGCTTACCCGACCGAGTTTCCGTATTTCACCGGAATGGGCCTGAACAAGAAGATCAAGTCCGTCGAGAAAACCGATCCGCTGACCGTGGCCTTCACCCTAAATACGGTTGACGCCGCGTTCATTCAAAATATCGCGATGAACTTCGCCGGTATTCTGTCCGCCGAGTACGCGGAACAGCTGATGGCCAAAGGTGATGTCAGAAACATCAATCAACAGCCGATCGGCACGGGGCCTTTCGTGTTCCAGCGCTATCAGAAGGACTCGCAGATTCGCTACAAGGGCAACAAGGAATACTGGGACCCGAGCCGGGTGAAGATCGATCAACTGATCTTCGCCATCAACACCGACGCTTCGGTGCGCATGCAAAAACTCAAGGCCAACGAGTGCCAGGTGTCGCTCAACCCGCGCCCGGCGGACCTCGCCAAGCTCAAGGAAGACAAAAGCCTGCAGGTTATCGAGAAGCCGGGCTTCAACCTCGGTTACATCTCCTACAACGTGCGTCATGAACCGCTTGGCAACCTTCAGGTACGTCAGGCGCTGGACATGGCGGTCAACAAGAAAGCCATCATCGGCGCGGTCTACCAGGGCGCGGGGCAACTGGCGGTCAATGCCATGCCGCCGACCCAATGGTCCTACGATGACAGCATCAAGGATGCGCCCTACAACCCGGAAAAAGCCAGAGAGCTGTTGCGTGCTGCCGGAGTCAAGGAAGGCACTGAACTGAACCTGTGGGCCATGCCGGTCCAGCGGCCTTATAACCCCAATGCCAGGCTGATGGCCGAAATGCTCCAGTCCGACTGGGCCAAGGTCGGCATCAAGGTCAACATCGTCAGTTATGAATGGGGTGAATACCTCAAGCGCACCAAGAACGGCGAGCACGATATCTCGCTGATCGGCTGGACCGGCGACAATGGCGACCCGGACAACTGGCTCGGCACCCTGTACAGCTGTGCCGCCATTGGCGGTAACAACTATTCGATGTGGTGCGACGAGAAATACGACCAGTTGATCAAAGCCGCCGTCGCCACTACCGATCGCGAGCAGCGCACCGATCTGTACAAACAGGCACAACGCTACCTCAAGGAACAGGTACCGATTACGCCGATTGCCCACTCGACCGTCAATCAGCCGCTGCGTACCGAGGTCAAGGACTTCCATGTCAGCCCCTTCGGCCGCAACAACTTTTCGGGCGTGAGCATCGTCGATTGA